In Thermosynechococcus sichuanensis E542, a single genomic region encodes these proteins:
- the nrdJ gene encoding ribonucleoside-triphosphate reductase, adenosylcobalamin-dependent, whose amino-acid sequence MVQNPPRPQTSFPATAPTAYPVFYRTYSRQNEAGERESWQQVCDRTLQGLQEVGHLTATEVALLREMQQDLKALPSGRWLWVGGTDWVRQPENFSGAYNCTSTNVVDWDSFGLMMDLAMQGCGTGAILEEKYISQLPPICNRLEVTVVGQIGQTPKEARQEQTTVTLTGQTCQIKVGDSRQGWVKSYQTLLELASNPQLGGSVQVTIDISDVRPTGERLKGFGGVANPVKLPDLYHRCAALLNAAVGRRLTSVECCLLIDEAAVVVVAGNVRRCLPEDALVHTSKGLIPIKDIQVGDWVQTPLGFRQVTQKFDQGYQEVYEVITNGPLLRATLNHRIATLADVSGGIHWKFVNALNAGDRLLHNTQVLPGTVTHLPSDFTDSRPRGSHTSEEITIPELTADVAWLIGFTHGDGYVSLGRNKYNKPFGSICWAYNSLDSKLAQQIHTKINCALTLFGVQARQECIKGENTLRSRVTSIRLAEYFHRYIKQPKQPLEVPSFILQGTVEVRCAYLAGLIDSDGSAWGRPPYLLTTVYPKFARQVSALLSSLGIAIRIGVTLPQKEHWQLKYHLELPAFKARYNSLIAPYSLKGKIHQGQKTHGFTIPATMRRETYTYSQMGEMGFEGSRSVEANYERYIAEAEVSDIPVTVKELGSYDYVQTYDIEVEDAHCFYCDGYLMHNSAGMRQGASDDQAFAQAKQNLWQQDDQGNWRIDPKRDALRMANHTRVFHTKPSLEECINAVRSQFYSGEGAIQWAGEAVARANADLLTTADLKQAFLRAYENQQGEAFLRQLSPAMDQRELAHRLGRYGLNPCGEIIGSDFHCNLAEIHLNQIDPADTITQEKAFKAGALSVAALLNHHFVVDRYQYSRAIDPIVGVSFTGLFDFCVHAFGLPWLEWWAAGRPDTTQGREFKAQEAAFLQRWRQIVHETVWEYCDRHGLKRPNRCTTVQPSGTKSLLTGASPGWHPPKAQRFIRRITFRKGDPVAMACYDFGYNIIPSQSDKDETGKLLDDPFDPRCTEWLVEIPVAVSWADLPGADTIDISQFSALAQFDFYMQVQQHYTTHNTSATIELREHEVEPLATAIYQAIQEDRGYISAALLARFDAHETFPRLPFEPISKERYEKEVAAVARRKRIHDFHEALSRYTQPLMEAGPAGCDSDKCLMS is encoded by the coding sequence ATGGTGCAAAATCCTCCCCGTCCCCAAACCAGCTTTCCGGCCACAGCTCCCACAGCCTATCCCGTGTTTTACCGTACCTACAGCCGCCAAAATGAAGCGGGTGAGCGGGAGAGTTGGCAACAGGTGTGCGATCGCACCCTGCAAGGACTACAGGAAGTGGGGCACCTCACCGCCACCGAAGTTGCCCTTCTCAGGGAAATGCAGCAGGACTTGAAGGCACTGCCCTCTGGCCGTTGGCTGTGGGTGGGAGGAACCGACTGGGTGCGCCAGCCCGAGAATTTTTCCGGCGCCTACAACTGCACCAGCACCAATGTTGTGGATTGGGATTCCTTTGGCCTGATGATGGACTTGGCCATGCAGGGCTGTGGCACAGGGGCGATCTTAGAGGAGAAATACATCTCGCAGTTGCCGCCCATTTGCAATCGCCTTGAGGTGACTGTCGTCGGTCAAATTGGACAAACCCCCAAGGAAGCGCGTCAAGAGCAGACCACCGTAACACTCACGGGGCAGACCTGCCAGATCAAAGTGGGGGATAGCCGCCAAGGGTGGGTCAAGTCCTACCAAACACTGCTGGAACTAGCCAGCAACCCACAATTGGGGGGTTCAGTTCAGGTGACGATTGACATTAGTGATGTGCGTCCTACGGGGGAGCGACTCAAGGGGTTTGGGGGGGTGGCCAATCCAGTAAAACTGCCAGACCTTTACCATCGCTGCGCGGCACTGTTGAATGCGGCGGTGGGTCGCCGCTTGACCTCTGTAGAGTGTTGTCTGCTGATTGACGAAGCAGCCGTTGTGGTTGTTGCGGGCAATGTGAGGCGTTGTTTGCCTGAGGATGCTTTGGTACACACAAGCAAGGGACTGATCCCTATCAAAGACATCCAAGTGGGGGACTGGGTGCAAACGCCCTTAGGGTTTCGGCAAGTAACTCAGAAATTTGACCAAGGCTACCAAGAGGTCTATGAAGTAATAACAAATGGTCCCTTGTTGCGAGCCACCCTAAACCATCGGATTGCAACTCTTGCGGATGTTTCAGGGGGAATTCACTGGAAATTTGTCAATGCCTTAAACGCGGGCGATCGCCTGCTTCACAATACTCAAGTTTTACCCGGTACAGTTACTCATTTGCCATCAGACTTTACTGATTCTCGACCACGCGGTAGTCATACTTCTGAAGAAATCACTATTCCAGAACTGACGGCTGATGTTGCTTGGTTAATTGGCTTTACCCACGGGGATGGTTACGTTAGCTTGGGACGCAACAAGTACAACAAACCCTTTGGTAGCATTTGTTGGGCTTACAACAGTTTAGATTCCAAGCTTGCTCAGCAGATTCATACTAAAATCAACTGTGCTCTTACTCTCTTCGGTGTACAAGCCAGACAAGAGTGTATCAAAGGTGAGAATACCTTGCGATCGCGAGTAACCTCTATTCGTCTTGCAGAATACTTTCACCGCTATATTAAGCAACCTAAACAACCGCTAGAAGTCCCCAGCTTTATCTTGCAGGGAACGGTTGAGGTGCGTTGCGCTTACTTAGCAGGCCTAATCGATAGTGACGGCTCTGCCTGGGGGCGGCCACCTTACCTATTAACGACTGTATATCCTAAATTTGCTCGTCAAGTTAGCGCTCTTTTATCTAGCTTGGGGATTGCTATTCGAATCGGTGTCACACTCCCCCAAAAAGAGCATTGGCAACTCAAATACCACCTTGAACTACCGGCCTTTAAGGCTCGCTACAACAGTCTCATTGCGCCGTATTCCTTGAAAGGCAAGATTCATCAAGGACAGAAAACCCATGGCTTTACAATTCCTGCAACCATGAGGCGGGAAACCTATACCTATAGTCAAATGGGAGAAATGGGTTTTGAAGGTTCCCGAAGCGTGGAGGCCAATTACGAGAGGTATATTGCTGAAGCTGAAGTTAGTGATATCCCCGTAACAGTAAAAGAACTAGGCAGCTATGACTATGTTCAGACCTATGATATTGAGGTCGAAGATGCCCACTGCTTTTACTGTGATGGTTATCTGATGCACAACAGCGCTGGTATGCGTCAGGGGGCAAGTGATGATCAAGCTTTTGCCCAAGCCAAGCAAAATCTCTGGCAGCAGGATGATCAAGGCAATTGGCGAATTGATCCCAAGCGGGATGCCCTGCGCATGGCCAACCATACCCGTGTCTTTCACACCAAGCCAAGTCTTGAAGAGTGCATCAATGCGGTGCGCAGTCAGTTCTATTCGGGGGAAGGTGCCATTCAATGGGCCGGGGAGGCCGTCGCTCGTGCCAATGCCGATCTGCTCACCACTGCGGATCTTAAGCAGGCCTTTCTGCGTGCCTATGAGAATCAACAGGGGGAAGCCTTTTTGCGGCAACTCTCGCCGGCTATGGATCAGCGGGAGCTAGCTCACCGCTTGGGTCGTTATGGTCTCAATCCCTGTGGTGAAATTATCGGCAGTGATTTCCACTGCAACCTTGCGGAAATTCACCTCAATCAAATTGATCCAGCAGATACGATCACACAGGAAAAAGCCTTCAAAGCCGGTGCGCTCTCAGTGGCAGCGCTGTTGAACCATCACTTTGTTGTCGATCGCTATCAATACTCCCGCGCCATTGATCCCATTGTTGGCGTCAGTTTTACGGGGCTATTTGACTTCTGCGTTCATGCCTTTGGGTTGCCTTGGCTGGAATGGTGGGCAGCCGGACGACCGGATACAACCCAAGGGCGCGAATTCAAAGCCCAAGAAGCGGCCTTCTTGCAACGCTGGCGGCAAATTGTCCATGAGACTGTCTGGGAGTATTGCGATCGCCACGGCCTCAAGCGCCCCAATCGCTGTACCACCGTCCAACCCTCTGGTACTAAATCCCTGCTGACGGGTGCCTCCCCCGGTTGGCATCCCCCCAAAGCCCAACGCTTTATTCGGCGGATTACGTTCCGCAAAGGGGATCCGGTGGCCATGGCCTGCTATGACTTTGGCTACAATATCATTCCCTCCCAGTCCGACAAGGATGAAACGGGTAAGCTCCTCGATGATCCCTTTGATCCGCGGTGTACCGAGTGGCTGGTGGAAATTCCCGTTGCTGTTTCTTGGGCCGATCTGCCGGGGGCAGACACGATTGATATTAGCCAGTTTTCCGCCTTGGCGCAGTTTGACTTCTATATGCAGGTGCAGCAGCACTACACCACCCACAACACCAGTGCCACCATTGAGCTACGGGAACACGAAGTCGAACCCCTTGCCACTGCTATTTATCAAGCCATTCAAGAGGATCGAGGCTACATCTCCGCTGCCCTATTGGCCCGTTTTGATGCCCATGAAACCTTCCCGCGGCTACCCTTTGAACCGATTAGCAAAGAACGTTACGAGAAAGAAGTTGCAGCAGTTGCTCGACGCAAGCGGATCCATGATTTTCATGAAGCCCTTTCCCGCTATACTCAACCCCTCATGGAAGCAGGGCCTGCCGGTTGTGACTCCGATAAGTGTCTGATGTCATGA